Proteins encoded together in one Leptospira semungkisensis window:
- the map gene encoding type I methionyl aminopeptidase, with protein sequence MIYIKNKTEIEKMRAAGKLAAALLDYISGYIKPGVSTLAINDLCEEFTKKNGGKSAPLGYKGFPKSVCTSINEVVCHGIPKAVDVLKDGDIVNVDVTPIVDGYHGDSSRTFIVGGKASPEVERLVQDAERAMWVGIEQIKPGNRISDIANAIDDYLTPKGYGIVRDLMGHGIGRGFHEEPQVPHYRSNRKLTKLEPGMTFTVEPMVNLGTWEVIFSKKDGWTVTTRDGKWSAQFEHTILVTEKGYEILTLP encoded by the coding sequence TTGATCTACATCAAGAACAAGACCGAAATCGAGAAAATGAGGGCGGCCGGCAAATTAGCCGCCGCACTTCTGGACTATATATCCGGTTATATCAAACCGGGTGTTAGTACTCTCGCTATTAACGATCTCTGCGAAGAATTCACGAAAAAGAACGGAGGAAAATCTGCTCCTCTGGGATATAAAGGTTTTCCGAAGTCTGTCTGCACTTCTATTAACGAAGTAGTGTGCCATGGCATTCCGAAAGCAGTCGACGTCTTGAAAGACGGGGATATCGTGAATGTGGATGTGACTCCGATAGTGGACGGTTATCATGGAGATAGCTCCAGGACCTTCATTGTCGGAGGCAAGGCAAGTCCCGAAGTAGAGCGTCTAGTCCAAGACGCAGAAAGGGCAATGTGGGTCGGAATAGAGCAGATTAAGCCCGGCAATCGGATCAGCGATATTGCAAATGCAATCGACGATTATCTGACTCCGAAAGGATACGGGATCGTTCGTGATCTAATGGGTCACGGGATCGGCCGAGGTTTTCATGAAGAACCTCAAGTTCCTCACTATCGTTCCAATCGTAAACTTACCAAATTAGAACCAGGCATGACGTTCACAGTGGAACCCATGGTGAATCTAGGCACTTGGGAAGTCATCTTCTCCAAAAAGGATGGATGGACTGTAACCACTCGAGACGGAAAGTGGTCTGCGCAATTCGAGCACACGATTTTAGTCACAGAAAAAGGCTATGAAATTTTAACCCTGCCATAG